tgtgtgtgttgttatgGCCGCTCGCTACCAAGTCTGTTGTTGGTAGCTcacaaaaatgaagaaaaaaactggcagcggcaacggcacaCACCTGGCCTCAAGTCTTTATTGCATGCTATGGGCTTCTTTTGTGTTTGGTTTGGCTTTTATGCAACTTCAGCATCTTAAtggcatatgcatacatatacttcacacacacacacacacacacacacattcggaAGCAGCAAACGcaaacccacacacatacatttgtatgttTATGGTATTCAATTGCGACTATGCTGACGTGGCCGCCTCTGGCTCCTTGCTAAACTTGAAAACAGGCTACAGCTGGCAAATATAGaaacactcactcacacaccactccctttctctctcgcaCACATGCATTTGTTGGCTGGCCCACAGATGCAttcatgtgtatgtgtatgtgtggctctttttggcatttgcatgCCACGTGTTATGACTCTTATTCTATAACTGTGTTGTGCCTAGAGTTCTGCTTgcgtttttattgattttatgcattttaattgatttatttaagaGGGATTCTAAAGTGCAGTCAGCCGCAGGCGCGCTCACGAttagtaaataaaatgcaaatagcaACACCTGCAGTGCTGCCGCCGTCTCCTGCCTGCCTtctctgcctgcctgctgtCTGCGTTCTCTGCTCTGCTGGCCCTTGCGTCATGCCCACACGTACCTGGTTTGACATTTTGCCAGCCACTCGCGTCAGCCGCATTTAAAGTTGAGagggttgttgttggtattagTAGCGCACAACGTCGCACTCGTGTTTATTGACGTCGTCGTATGCTATAAGTGCTCGCTCGCTTGGCTATATAGCTGGCAATTCCAGTGCtagttgctgcagctgctgctgctgctgtttttttttcttctttctgtTGAATACTCTTTCGTATTTTTGTTAGATGACTTGTTTGTTCTGCAGCCAGCCCGACCTACGCTCGGCTCGAGTTTGTCGGGTTTTGGCTTTTAGTTGTggtgttcgtgttgttgttgttgctgttgttgctgttgctgctgctgttgctgctgtttctggCATTCGTGCGCTTGCGATAAGATTCGTGATGTGGCACTAAGCGCTGTTCACTGTTTACTGCTCTATGCGCTGTTTTGTGGCCGTCAGCGTAGCCAGCCAGCCATAGAGGCagtctcacacacacacacacgcatacactagcacacacacacagcacattCATAGAGCAGCACACCAACAGACAGTCGACTGTATAGTTAGCCAGTCTAGTTGGCATTTCGTGCTTACTTTATGCCGCTTACTAACTTCatagtcagcagcagcaatagcgtTGAGTGCGGCATGGATTGGCTCTGGGCTTGGCCTCCATATTTAGCTCTATTTACGTACgctacacatacatatacatatacatatatacgtatacatacatatatggtaTGTATGCATAGTATTTATAGGCGCGTTTATGCCGGCATCCGTGGCGTATGCGTGCTATTTTCAGCTTTGCAACTTGAAATGTCGCATTAACTCGCATATAAATGTGTGCGTTTGGGCCAGACAAAAGTAAAAAGCTTATAAACCAGCGCAGGAAAGACTCTCGGACATATAAAAGCACAACCCATTTGCGATAACTAACCATATGGACTGATTTGTAGGGCTGTGCCTAAAGCTGCCTCCAAGTTCATTTGGTATGGCTTCGCTTTAGTTTTTATGCGAAGTTCTCTTTTATGCGAAATTCTTTTTTATGCAGCAACGGGGGACAAAGTGCAGGCGAGGCACAGcccacgtggcgtatgcgtaataccACGAACAACTTGGTtattaaatatagaaaactAAACTAACGTATTTGAATGATAAAACactcaaataaaaacagaaagacTTGATATTTAAAGAATCGTAATTTTTCgtctatatattttaatgattTATTTCTGGCACTCAGCTTGAATTGAAACGTCCTAAGAGTCGCATTTATTTAAACGAAACACAAGTCGGCCCTCTGGAAGAGTTGCCTTTCCCAACGTATGATCCACGTGTCATACAAGAGGGATTGGAGGGCGAAAATCTGAGATCCTATGATATTATTGAAGGTTGCAATCCACAAGATTTGTGGACCTGGAATATGGGCCTGCAAAGGCGAGAAATTGAAATGGATCAGGATTTTATAACTGCTGCATTGCCGAAATatggtttgttttcattgacTTCTCGACATTTGCCCGAGCAAATCTGCTAATAATGTTCAGGCCCATCCAAAAACAGGTCACGACATCGGACTCACCGTCTATAATATACCCACACAGCTGGAGAAAACCTTTACGGCCGAAATTGTGTTCGGTAATCGTAACATTTATCCTGAACCAAATATGGAACCATTTCGCCAGAGGTGAGCTGTAGGGCTTGGAAAATCAGTAATCTGGACTAATGCATATTGTTATTGCAGATACTATTATCGACCCAGCGAAATAGCTGCCATTATAATTGCCTTTGTGGAGACATATCAGGTGAATCCGGATTTCTGGACTGCCGGCACCATGGACGGCATATTGAAACGTGCCGTAAAGCTAACAAAGAAGAGCATTAATCTCAACTACAAGTCGGAGGATAATGACTTTGACATATTGCCGCAGGTGATGGAACGTCAGGCGGCTGTTAAGATCAAGATACACTTTACGGGTCAGTTCAAGAACGAGCCTAATATTTATAAGGCTCTGTCGTTGTTCTTTTCCAAATACAATGCCTGCATCTTTACCTCACGTGATATGTTTCTATTGATCTGGAAACGCTGCATCAATTCCTTCTTTATCTTCGATCCCAATGGACGCAACGAGCTGTGCCAGCGGGACTTCAAGGATGGCATGTGCTCCTTGATGGCCACACGCTTTATGGAGCACTTGGTGCATTTGATAACCAAGTTCAGTGACCTGACCGACAACGACGAGTTCAACATCTATGAAATAACACTGACACAGTATGGCAAGCTCAAGGAGGCGCCCATTAAGAAGGACAAGGAATATCACTACCACAAGCTCTGGGCCGTTGTTAATGAGCATTTCGCAGTAAAAACTGGCGGCAACAGCGGCATACAACAGCCCATTTCTGGCACGGAAAAGAACGCCTCGCTGGTCGTGTCGCTCATTGCGCTGATCTACTCAGAATTCGAGCTGGCCAAGCTGTGGCGACCCATGACCATTGATGATATTATTCGGTATGGCGTGGCCTACTACAAGACGCTGCGCAAAAAGTTTCGACTCGATGGTAAACGCTGGAAGAACAAGAAACCCGAATTGAATGTCGTCGATTTGCCGGAGATGTTTCTGATGGGCGCTTTCAAGGCAACGGTGCGCAAGTATCCCTTCCTGATAACCGGTCATGTGACCGACTGCAAATCGTACCTGGAATCCCAGCTAACCCATGCGCTGCAGGCCCTTTTCGAAAAGCCCGAGTGGCCGGCAGCCTTGCTACAGATTGATAATTCCGTGATGGCCATTTGGCGCGATCGCGAGTTCTTCTATGTTTTCGATCCGTTTCGACGCAATCGCGTCGGCATGGTGGTGGATCCTGATGATTATCGGATCAAGGGTCTGGCCGTATTGCAAATGCATACCACGTTCGATTCCTTTGTGCGGATTCTGTACCAGAATGCGTTGAAGATGCGTCGCGGTGGCAAATTCTTTATTCACGGTATTCGCACGGGCTGCATTCGCCCGTTACAGGTGATGACGCAGCAGTCGAACAAGTTTCCCGCGCTGCAAATGGGGCTGCCCACATTTACAGACGAACCGGCGGAGGCGGAGCTGGCCCAGAAGAAGAGTATTGAGAGCATACCCGAGGAGGAGCGCATTCCTGCGAAAGAGGAGAAGGAATTCATAGAGGAGCTCATTCTCGGCATTATCAATGGCATTATTAAGGATCTGCCTGAGCCGAAATTGGATCGCCCACATCTGTACAGACAGGCGCAAAAGGTGCTCCTGGCCACCGACAAGGAAAATCTGCGCGCGCTGCGTCTGAAGATAAAGCGCGGCTACGAGCTGGGCGAGGAGGAGGAAAAGCCAGATCTGAAGCGTGTGTTAACCATCGAGGAGGAGCTGGAGCTCAAATCCAATTACCAGACACTGCACGATGGCGCCTACATCATTATGGGCACCACAAAGCTGCCGCAATTGGATCCAGAAATGACCAAACTGGGCGGCGTGCTGGCAGCCCTTGTGGCCACGGCAGTCTCTGCCAAGTACAGAGTATCCACCTGGAATGCAGATCTTGTTGAGTTCTGCATCTATTCGGTCAACAAATTCGGCGATGACTATCAAAACTACGAGCTAATTCTGTCCTGCTTGCTGAACAAGAAGCTGCCAGACATAGCCGTTGGCGAGAGCAACTTCTCGCTGGTGGTCTCCGAAGTCTACAAGTCCTCGGTATCATCATCACTGCGCCAGGATCTGCTCGAGCTGCTCATCGACAACAATCGCGTCCTGGTTGTCTGTCAGCATTTCTCGTGCGTCATCTTCAAGCGCTACAATTTGCTGTACATGTTCATTGGCTTCCCCTGCAATGCGATTGGGTATCGCAAGGGCGGCCCAGGACCGGCCTGCATGATGCGCTTCATTGAGCTGGACTCGCTGATACGTCGCATTGAGTTTGGCTGCAACCCTCAGGGCTGTACGGTCATGAATTATATTGTGGCCGCCATAAAGATTGTGGATAATAACATTAAGGGTCGCTTCCGTCGCTGGCCCAAATCGGACGACGATGCAGAGTTCAATGCAGAGAGTTTGCGCAAAAAGAAGTTGCGCGAGCAGCGTCTGGAGAAGATGCGCTTCATTGACGAGGAGCTCAAGAAGGAGAACAAGCGCATACAGGACTATCTGGCGGCCAAGCGGGAGCACGAGGATCGTAAACATGGCAGAAAACGTAAGTGGCTTTTGCTTCTTTTGTCAGAATTCTAACGCAACACAAAACACAACTCTCACTTCTTACACAGCGGAGTACAAGGACCTGGGCATTGACGAGGGCATGGGCGAGGAGGAGATGGACTTTATGGATATGGAGGAGGAGGCCGAGGGCGAAGAGGAGGTCGAACTGAAGCACAAGCCCGGCAAGCGTCTGCCCAAGGAGGTACACAAAGCCTACAAGCCACGCCCCATTTTATACGGCTATCGCATGCGCGAGAAGGACTGCAACTTTAAGATCCAAGGCAGCATGAACATGGAAGGCCGTGAAGATGGCAGCTTCAAGGAGATCAAACCCTGCTACTTTGCCAGTGCCCTGGCCATACTCAGCGTCTCGCTGCGCCCGCTCAATCGCTGGAACTCGTATCGCATTGATCGGGTCATCACCCACGCCAAGTCCATTGCGACTCGTGTCTGCGATCTGGAGTCCGTCTTCGAGCGTGTGGTGCGCCATGTGACGATCGATGAGTACGAGTTCGACATCTGGATACGCATCTTGGAGCCGATGGGCATGTGGACGCCGGCACCGAAGCCGCCTACAGTTACCGCGGAAGCGGCGCTGACCACGATCAAGAAGAAGTTGCAGAAGGTGCTCAATACGCGCAAGTATTTGATGATCTTCACGCCGAATGGTTGCTTCGCCCTGTACCACGATGAGTTCTATCATCTGTTCGATCCATATGCGAGCATGGACAAGCCAGGCGAGGAAGAAGAGGAGGAGGCGGACAATGCCGATGGCGAAGAAGGCGACGATggcaagaaaaagaaaaagaagtgcCCAAAGGGACCCAAACGCTATCCAGAGCGCAACACTGCCTCCTGGGTGCTATTTGCCGATGTGGATAGCATGCTCAAGTACATAGATAAGCGCTGTTCCCAGCCGGACTGGAAGGAGCAGAATCAGTATATGTTCTATGTGGTTGATGTGCTATCCTACAAGAAGGCAGCGCCCAACGCACGTATCCTACAGTTGCTGACTGATCTATCAATACCCATGACTTGCTCCAATCGCCAGTACGGACGTCCAGAGTATGAGATTTGTGCCACCAACGAGTCCCTGGGCTGGCTGGAGCTGGAGAACTGTCTGCCCGTGTGGAGCCGCATGAATCGACGCAACACAGCTGGAAAGTATCGCAACCTGCCGCTGAGCAAGCTAAAGAAGTACGACGTGGAGATTGAAGGTCGCCTGTGGTCCTTGTGGGGTAATCTGCATCCTGAGGCGCCTGTCTTCGAGGACCAATTGCGTGGACGTCAATATCTCGCCATCTATGTAGTCGCCTGTTGTGCGGCCAGTGTATACAACCTCATGGATTGGAGCGCCCAACTGCTGGACACAGTCGTCGTCAGTGGCAGCAAATACTTCCAGGAGAGCATAGCTCAAATAACGCAAGAGGACTATGAGTTCTCCTTGGAGAACCTCAACATCGATTGCGCCTTAGAAACAATTAACTTTGTAGTGCATATCGAGCACGTGTGCTACGGCAAGCTCTATCGCGTGCCCACCTTCAACCGCATGAATCTCTCCGAGGCGCTCATCTACTTCTTTAGCCATTACCAATTCGGCATTGTGATGGTTCGCAAGCGTGCATTGGCCATTGGATTCTGTCCGGGCCACGACGGGGGTTACTTCATGTATGATTGCCAGGAGAAGGATCAGCCGCTCTTCCCCAAACAGCAGGGCGCCTCGTACCTACTCCGCACACGACATCTGCAAGTGCTGCTCTACTGCATTGTGGTCACCCTGAATGTGCCCTTCTACAACATTGACTTTAGCATTCACAAGGTGGAGATGTTGCGTGAGGGTGCCACCGTTGAgaacgaggaggaggagggcGGTGAGGGCGAATAGGAGCGACAGCGGTTCTCTTGTGTACATGAGGTGCTGTGTTTtagtaaatatttgatatggATTTTTATGCAACGGCTTAGTAATAAACAGAATAACTACAAAACATGGCCAATAAGTCCGAAACGCATCCTAGAATCTCTTAGGTAAACGTATATTATGATTGTAGCATCTCGTACATATCTTTGTTAAACATGGAATGCTCCGGTTAAGTACTATACAAATCTCATTGGTGGAGGCTAAAACCATCAGTGAAACCCGAAATATTATGATAGTCCCATAAGGAGGCCTGCCTTATTAAGTTGCGACGGACTAACATTTAGGAGGTATTCTGGGGACTTCCACCCACACGGCTATACCGATTATACCGTCAAGTATTCCGTAGGACGACAGGATGTATTACAGCCCATGCCCGTCTGTTTGCCTGTGTCTGTACTAAACGTCGATTTTAGAGAATACGATTCAAAGTTCGGTGTAtagatttttttaaagaattcaTGAAGCTTTATAATACAATTTGGAAATCAGCCAACCAATAGTTCAAACGAACCTGTGCTGTGGAGCTGAGCTCAAGATATCTCCTAGTCGGCAAATGTTATCGATTCCAGGCACACCCTTTTTCATATTTCCTGAACTTGGTTTGGTACACTCAAATTTATCTCAAAATCTTTTTAAAGCTGCTTTTCACCTGGTAAGTATACGAGTTTCGATCAAGTAAGAAGGCAGCATTTAATGCGAGCCTTCTACAGTTGCTGTCGGGTAGATCGGATCCATGGCGCGAAATGAGTCAATACGCTGGATAGAACTGGAAAGCTGTCTGCCCGTGTGGAGCCGCATGAACCGACGCAACACAGCTGGAAAGTATCGCAATCTGCCGCTGAGCAGGCTCCACAAATACGACGTGGAGATAGAGGATCGCCTGTGGTCCTTGTGGGGCAATCTTCACCCTGAAGCCCCCGTGTTTCAGAGGAGGTTGCGTCGACGTCAATATCTCGCCAATTGCTGGACACAATCGTCGTGAGTggcagcaaatattttgaagaGAGCATCGCTCAAATTCATCGAAAGGACTACGAATTCTCCTTGGAGAACCTCAACATCGACTGCGCCCTGGAAACAATCAACTTTGTAGTGCATATCGAGCACGTCTGCTACGGCAAGCTCTATCGGGTGCCCACTTTCAATCGCATGAATCTCTCCGAGGCGCTCATCTACTTCTTCAGCCACTACCGATTCGGCATTCTGATGGTTCGCAAACGTGCATTGGCTATCGGCTTCTGTTCAGGACACGCTGGCGGTTACTTCATGTACGATTGCCAGGAGAAGGATCAGCCGCTTTTTCCCAAACAGCAGGGCGCCTCGTACCTACTCCGCACACGACATCTGCAAGTGTTGCTCTACTGCATCGTCGTCACCCTGAATGTGGCCAAGCATAACGTTGGCTTTAGCATCCACAAGGTAGAGATGTTGCGCGAAGGTGCCACCGTTGAGAGCGAGGAAGAGGAGGGCTCTCCAAGCAAGCATGATCAGTAGAGTGGAGTAACAAAATCGGTCTTCCGGTGTATTTGGTCTTGTGATTTAGTAACTATTTGATACGCAATTTTAGAAAACGTTCTGCTAATAAACTTAATCAACCCGAAAACATGGCCAGTTGAATTATTCTAAAAACTTGTTGAAAATCGCACTAATAGTGCCTTAGACATGGTTATTCACGTGGGTAATGgcagttttggtcaaaagcgTGAGACTGATAGTCCCATGTGTCTCTATTAGTCGCCTCTTACGACAAGCGATGACATGCTGTGGAGGTATTCTGTGCCCGCCAGCCACACGGGTGTATGTTACTGGGAGGAGGCATTTGGAATTTTAACAAATAGATTCTTGATCGGGAGTCTTGGTCTGAATTGATCTGCTTAGACCTGGCTGTTTGGCTATAGAGAAGCTCAAACCGATGGACTAGAGGACTTAAAGAAGTAATTTTTAGcgaattaattattaattaattattgtttaaaactcTCCCACTTCtgtcaatatatatacaacttaCTCTGCCAAAAATATATGATCATGAACCTCTTCATTAAGCTGAGTCTCTGATATCCTGGTACTTCTTAGTCTAGCATTATTGattgaatgttttttttttttttttgattaaacTACTTTGcttttttcaaatcaaaacatttcatatatttttccaAATAGATTTTATGATGGGACTTTCAAAATCTTCAGAAAATCTGTAAATCTACTCTGAGGCTGTTCTATTACAGGTAAGTCTTCCGAAAGTTTGGACCAACCTCATATTGCTTGTATTCCATAGCTCGCATCGGGTGTGTCACTTCCAATGGCTTTCAAGAAAAATGAATCAATATGCTGGCTGAACCAGCAGAACAGCCTGCCCGTGTGGAGCCGCAGGTACGGACGGAACACGGCCGGAAATTATCGGAACAAGCCGCTGAGCAAACTCAACAAATACGACGTGGAGATTGAGGATTGCCTGTGGTCACTGTGGGGCAATCTTCACCCTGCGGATCACGTCTTCCAGAAGAGATCGCGTGGACGTCAATATCTCGCCATCTACGTGGTCGCATGTTGTGCGGCCAGCGTTTTCAACCTGGCGGAGTGGAGCGGCCAACTGCTGAACAAGATTGTCACGAGTGGCAATAAATATTTCGAACAGAGCATCTCAAAGGCAAGGAACAAATGTAACGCTTTACGAAACATGAGCATTGACTGCGCCCTGGAATCCATCAAGTTTGTGATCTACACCGACCAAGTCTGCTGCGGAGAGCTCTATCGTTATCCCACACGTAGCCATATGAATCTCTGCGAGGCGCTAAACTTCTTCTTCAGCCACCATCAATTCGGCATTCTGAAGGTGCATAAGCGTGCATTGGCTATTGGATTTTGTTTGGGCGAGAAAGGAGGTTACTTCATGTACGATTGCCAGGAGAAGGGACATCCGGTGTTTACCAAGCAGAAGGGCGGTTCGTACCTGCTTCGCACACGCCACTTACATGTGCTGCATTACTGCATTGTGGTCACCCTGAATGTGACCAGCGAGAATGTTAAATTTAGCATCCACCGGGTGGCGATGTTGCGTGACGAGGCTCCCCTTGGAGCAGAGGAGGAACGGCGCTTTCTCGGCGACGGAGATCAATAGAGAAGTGAGATACTATGTCAAGTAAAAtctataaaattgttttacaatAAACTGAACAATCACAAAACAAACGTTTAGtactaaataaacatttaacaacTATCTGATGACTGGGATTGGAACGAAGTCAAACCGTAAGTCAGCTGGGGATTCGAGTATTTAATGCCTCAGACGCTGCTCCTGGGCGGCCTGCTTGTAATGATAGCCATCCTGGCGCAGCTCGTGAGCTGGCTGCGGCTCGAAGGCCAGAGTCTCGGCATCGGATGGGGCCATCGGCTGTTGCACGTCCAGTATGTAGGGCATCTGCTGATCCTGTTCCTGATATTGCTGATAGATGTACTGTGGCTGGTCGGCCTGCTGTGCGGGCGGCAGGTAACGCATGGCGGGTGCAGCCTGGGGCTGAGGCTGAGCTGGGGCTATGTGCTCCATGGCTGGCTCTGGCATCATTTCGGGCTGCATCATTGGCTCGGACTCGGGCTGAGCTGGGGGCAAATAACGCGTTGCAGGCATGGTGGGCATGGCGGGCTGAGACGGCGGAAGGTAGCGCGTTGGGAGCATTTGCTCTTGCTGTGGCATAGCTGGTGGCGTCAGCTGGCTGCTGGGCGTAATCTCCATGGCGCCCTGCTCATTCTCGCGCATATAGTCCACCTGCTCGGGCAGTTCGCGCAGCTCGTGTTGCTCGATAGTCATATGCTCCACTTGCTCCGGCTTGGGTGGCGGCAAATAGCTGCTGGACAGGTGCGAGACATCCGCTGAGGCCAAAGCCAAGCAAGCGCAAGCGGCAAGTGCGACGAAGCTGATTTTCTGCGTGAATAAGTCCATTAACTGGCGGGCACCTTTTGGAGCACTTCTGTCGGCCCGTTTACTCACCATGTTGTCCGTTGTTTGGCTGCGAAGCGTTTGATAGCTGACTAGATGGCACTCGGAGTATTTATACGAACTCTGGCTAGACCTTCGACGGTGTGAGTGCTTCAATATTTGGCTTGGCCTGATGCCTTGTTCCGCTATTTATCTTACTTTTGCGCATCTTATCAACTAACATTCAAACGTTGCTGAATCACTGGTCAAAGtcaataatagaaaaaaaaaatgcaaaaaactgATCAGAGCAACAAGTGAACCGATCCGAAATTCAATTGGACGCGGCTTAAGCCGATTTTTGGCTGGCGCAGCCTTTTCACGGGCGGCGTTTGACAATTTCAATGGCTCTCGAGCTCTTCGGGCCGGCGGCATGACAACTGGAGCATTGGGCCATGCCTGGTTAAAATATTGCCTTGAGgtatctctctctttcactaaCTATTTCTTATTATTGGTTTGGCACTGTCTTCGCCTTGGCGCAGCTGTGAATTTCACGGTCAGCACGTGGGCCACAAGTGACTTTCGAGTGTGCAATTGGTTCGTGGGCCACGCAGGTGAATGGGCTCATAAAGAGAGGCTAATCtgcatatgtttat
The sequence above is a segment of the Drosophila virilis strain 15010-1051.87 chromosome 3, Dvir_AGI_RSII-ME, whole genome shotgun sequence genome. Coding sequences within it:
- the LOC6624675 gene encoding uncharacterized protein gives rise to the protein MKISFVALAACACLALASADVSHLSSSYLPPPKPEQVEHMTIEQHELRELPEQVDYMRENEQGAMEITPSSQLTPPAMPQQEQMLPTRYLPPSQPAMPTMPATRYLPPAQPESEPMMQPEMMPEPAMEHIAPAQPQPQAAPAMRYLPPAQQADQPQYIYQQYQEQDQQMPYILDVQQPMAPSDAETLAFEPQPAHELRQDGYHYKQAAQEQRLRH
- the LOC138911135 gene encoding uncharacterized protein gives rise to the protein MNLSEALIYFFSHYRFGILMVRKRALAIGFCSGHAGGYFMYDCQEKDQPLFPKQQGASYLLRTRHLQVLLYCIVVTLNVAKHNVGFSIHKVEMLREGATVESEEEEGSPSKHDQ
- the LOC6624206 gene encoding uncharacterized protein isoform X2; amino-acid sequence: MAHPKTGHDIGLTVYNIPTQLEKTFTAEIVFGNRNIYPEPNMEPFRQRYYYRPSEIAAIIIAFVETYQVNPDFWTAGTMDGILKRAVKLTKKSINLNYKSEDNDFDILPQVMERQAAVKIKIHFTGQFKNEPNIYKALSLFFSKYNACIFTSRDMFLLIWKRCINSFFIFDPNGRNELCQRDFKDGMCSLMATRFMEHLVHLITKFSDLTDNDEFNIYEITLTQYGKLKEAPIKKDKEYHYHKLWAVVNEHFAVKTGGNSGIQQPISGTEKNASLVVSLIALIYSEFELAKLWRPMTIDDIIRYGVAYYKTLRKKFRLDGKRWKNKKPELNVVDLPEMFLMGAFKATVRKYPFLITGHVTDCKSYLESQLTHALQALFEKPEWPAALLQIDNSVMAIWRDREFFYVFDPFRRNRVGMVVDPDDYRIKGLAVLQMHTTFDSFVRILYQNALKMRRGGKFFIHGIRTGCIRPLQVMTQQSNKFPALQMGLPTFTDEPAEAELAQKKSIESIPEEERIPAKEEKEFIEELILGIINGIIKDLPEPKLDRPHLYRQAQKVLLATDKENLRALRLKIKRGYELGEEEEKPDLKRVLTIEEELELKSNYQTLHDGAYIIMGTTKLPQLDPEMTKLGGVLAALVATAVSAKYRVSTWNADLVEFCIYSVNKFGDDYQNYELILSCLLNKKLPDIAVGESNFSLVVSEVYKSSVSSSLRQDLLELLIDNNRVLVVCQHFSCVIFKRYNLLYMFIGFPCNAIGYRKGGPGPACMMRFIELDSLIRRIEFGCNPQGCTVMNYIVAAIKIVDNNIKGRFRRWPKSDDDAEFNAESLRKKKLREQRLEKMRFIDEELKKENKRIQDYLAAKREHEDRKHGRKPEYKDLGIDEGMGEEEMDFMDMEEEAEGEEEVELKHKPGKRLPKEVHKAYKPRPILYGYRMREKDCNFKIQGSMNMEGREDGSFKEIKPCYFASALAILSVSLRPLNRWNSYRIDRVITHAKSIATRVCDLESVFERVVRHVTIDEYEFDIWIRILEPMGMWTPAPKPPTVTAEAALTTIKKKLQKVLNTRKYLMIFTPNGCFALYHDEFYHLFDPYASMDKPGEEEEEEADNADGEEGDDGKKKKKKCPKGPKRYPERNTASWVLFADVDSMLKYIDKRCSQPDWKEQNQYMFYVVDVLSYKKAAPNARILQLLTDLSIPMTCSNRQYGRPEYEICATNESLGWLELENCLPVWSRMNRRNTAGKYRNLPLSKLKKYDVEIEGRLWSLWGNLHPEAPVFEDQLRGRQYLAIYVVACCAASVYNLMDWSAQLLDTVVVSGSKYFQESIAQITQEDYEFSLENLNIDCALETINFVVHIEHVCYGKLYRVPTFNRMNLSEALIYFFSHYQFGIVMVRKRALAIGFCPGHDGGYFMYDCQEKDQPLFPKQQGASYLLRTRHLQVLLYCIVVTLNVPFYNIDFSIHKVEMLREGATVENEEEEGGEGE
- the LOC6624700 gene encoding uncharacterized protein; its protein translation is MAFKKNESICWLNQQNSLPVWSRRYGRNTAGNYRNKPLSKLNKYDVEIEDCLWSLWGNLHPADHVFQKRSRGRQYLAIYVVACCAASVFNLAEWSGQLLNKIVTSGNKYFEQSISKARNKCNALRNMSIDCALESIKFVIYTDQVCCGELYRYPTRSHMNLCEALNFFFSHHQFGILKVHKRALAIGFCLGEKGGYFMYDCQEKGHPVFTKQKGGSYLLRTRHLHVLHYCIVVTLNVTSENVKFSIHRVAMLRDEAPLGAEEERRFLGDGDQ
- the LOC6624206 gene encoding uncharacterized protein isoform X1 — its product is MLKKFVEVNADESPSVNPYAVRTYMGDNVTTEWKVENCPPRERVCLKKPPNSTISHVLTIEDELRRLHQKAEESRFARPYKKTCELYDEFTMCIIPQRTPGELKSNAELRERVLMAKADPGLVEHDARLDKICPKDLVALNSPMNMNEEEEEEDDGEGEEESEVKPQLATPECSSDMIIIPDKRMLELKRPKSRIYLNETQVGPLEELPFPTYDPRVIQEGLEGENLRSYDIIEGCNPQDLWTWNMGLQRREIEMDQDFITAALPKYGHDIGLTVYNIPTQLEKTFTAEIVFGNRNIYPEPNMEPFRQRYYYRPSEIAAIIIAFVETYQVNPDFWTAGTMDGILKRAVKLTKKSINLNYKSEDNDFDILPQVMERQAAVKIKIHFTGQFKNEPNIYKALSLFFSKYNACIFTSRDMFLLIWKRCINSFFIFDPNGRNELCQRDFKDGMCSLMATRFMEHLVHLITKFSDLTDNDEFNIYEITLTQYGKLKEAPIKKDKEYHYHKLWAVVNEHFAVKTGGNSGIQQPISGTEKNASLVVSLIALIYSEFELAKLWRPMTIDDIIRYGVAYYKTLRKKFRLDGKRWKNKKPELNVVDLPEMFLMGAFKATVRKYPFLITGHVTDCKSYLESQLTHALQALFEKPEWPAALLQIDNSVMAIWRDREFFYVFDPFRRNRVGMVVDPDDYRIKGLAVLQMHTTFDSFVRILYQNALKMRRGGKFFIHGIRTGCIRPLQVMTQQSNKFPALQMGLPTFTDEPAEAELAQKKSIESIPEEERIPAKEEKEFIEELILGIINGIIKDLPEPKLDRPHLYRQAQKVLLATDKENLRALRLKIKRGYELGEEEEKPDLKRVLTIEEELELKSNYQTLHDGAYIIMGTTKLPQLDPEMTKLGGVLAALVATAVSAKYRVSTWNADLVEFCIYSVNKFGDDYQNYELILSCLLNKKLPDIAVGESNFSLVVSEVYKSSVSSSLRQDLLELLIDNNRVLVVCQHFSCVIFKRYNLLYMFIGFPCNAIGYRKGGPGPACMMRFIELDSLIRRIEFGCNPQGCTVMNYIVAAIKIVDNNIKGRFRRWPKSDDDAEFNAESLRKKKLREQRLEKMRFIDEELKKENKRIQDYLAAKREHEDRKHGRKPEYKDLGIDEGMGEEEMDFMDMEEEAEGEEEVELKHKPGKRLPKEVHKAYKPRPILYGYRMREKDCNFKIQGSMNMEGREDGSFKEIKPCYFASALAILSVSLRPLNRWNSYRIDRVITHAKSIATRVCDLESVFERVVRHVTIDEYEFDIWIRILEPMGMWTPAPKPPTVTAEAALTTIKKKLQKVLNTRKYLMIFTPNGCFALYHDEFYHLFDPYASMDKPGEEEEEEADNADGEEGDDGKKKKKKCPKGPKRYPERNTASWVLFADVDSMLKYIDKRCSQPDWKEQNQYMFYVVDVLSYKKAAPNARILQLLTDLSIPMTCSNRQYGRPEYEICATNESLGWLELENCLPVWSRMNRRNTAGKYRNLPLSKLKKYDVEIEGRLWSLWGNLHPEAPVFEDQLRGRQYLAIYVVACCAASVYNLMDWSAQLLDTVVVSGSKYFQESIAQITQEDYEFSLENLNIDCALETINFVVHIEHVCYGKLYRVPTFNRMNLSEALIYFFSHYQFGIVMVRKRALAIGFCPGHDGGYFMYDCQEKDQPLFPKQQGASYLLRTRHLQVLLYCIVVTLNVPFYNIDFSIHKVEMLREGATVENEEEEGGEGE